The DNA region ACGACGGTGGCGGCGTGGAGCTTGATGCCCGCAGGTGTGACCGCAAGCGCGTAGGATTCGTCCTCGTCGATGGACTGAACTGCTTCGCCTGCGCCGTCGACGTCGATGGCGAGCGTGGAGGCGGCGCTGGTGGTGATGGAGCGCTGGCGCGGGACGCCGGTCTTGCGCTCGAGATCGAGCAGAGCGCGCTGGACGGCGTCGTCGAGGCGCTGGTCGCTGAAGTGCGTGACGCCGACGGTGACGGAGGTGGTCCATGGGAACGCACCAGTGGCGGCGGTAAGATGCGCGGGCTGCGGCATCAGGGTGTTGGTGAAGGTCTGGGATGGAAGCAGGGAGGACATAAGCAGGGTGCAGGCGAGAGTGAGGGCTCGTTTCAAGGCAGGTGCTCTCCTGGGGAAATTGTCTGGACAAGCATACAGGATGGAGCCAAAAGCCACCCGCAATTACAGATCTGCGTCACTGCATGGTCGCGGTCCAGGGTCCAGGCGGAGCGCACGCTCCATTCGATCTGCCGTTGGCCACGCGCCCACTGGATAATGTGCCGGTGCGCCAACATTGAGCGCTGAGAATGGTGACGGTATTGTCGTTGCCGACGGCTATTTTTACCTCGTTGCCTGCGCCGTCGGAGAAGGCAGCGAGGCCGGGTTCGGAGTCCGGTTTGGATGTGTAAGTGTCGGTAGATCCGTCCTGGAAGTGGAGGGTCCAGCGGCTCCCGCTGCGGGCGAGAAAGGCCCGCGTGTGTTCGCGCTCGGCGGCGCGGGCGTTTTTCTTGATCAGCTCCTGCTCGCGGCCGGTGAAGTCGACGATCATCCACGCGTCGGCATGTCCGGCGGCGGTCTTGACGTGAAGATTGCAGTAGCCTTCGCCGTCGGCGATCGGCCGGTTTCCAGTGAGCATCATGACGATCTGCCGATCGCTCGCCGTGTAGGAGACGAGAGTGCATGAGCCGTCGACGGTGAACTGCGCGCCCGCCAGATAGTAGCCGGGCAGAACGACCTTCGCCGTCTGGTGGTTGGGGATGGAGGAAGGATTGGGGCCGCCGGCGCGGAGATCGGGCTTCTGCGCGAACGAGGCCAGAGCAAGGCTATGAGCGGCGATTGCGAGGGTGAAGGTTTGAAGGGCATTTGCGCGCATCACCGGTATTCTCCAGAACCTCACTCTGGTCATCGTTCGAGATGCGATAACGGAAGAATACTTGCCGCTTCAGACCATGTTCACTTTGCCGGTGGCGAGGTCGTAGACGGCGCCCGCGATCTTGATCTTGCCGGAGGCTACCGCGGGCGCAACGATCGGACCGAGCCCTTTGAGCCGATCGACGCCGCGTGCCACGTTGGCGCGGATGGCATTCCCCAGTGGATCGCCTGACTGATGCTGCGAGTCCAGCACGGCGGGCTTGATGGCGTTGACGAGGTCGTTGATCGCGCCGGGAAGGGCATCCTTGTCGTGCAGGTGCTGGATGGCGGCCTTCACGGCACCGCACTGGCTGTGCCCGAGGATCATCACCAGCGAGACGCCAAGCTCGGCGACGGCGTACTCCACGGAGCCTTTGACGGAAGGGCCGGCGCCGTCGACGTAGTTGCCAGCGACGCGCACAATAAAGAGCTCTCCGATGCCGAGGTCGAAGAGGATCTCGGGAGTGACGCGCGAGTCGGCGCAGGCGACGACGCAGGCAACGGGACTTTGCCCGGCTGCGAGCGGCTTGAAGTCGGCGGGCGTGCGGCGAGGATGTGTGGAGGCTCCTGAAGCGAATCGCTTGTTGCCCTCGAGCATCTGCTTGAGAACGTCGTCGGCAGGCGGGGCGGGTTTGGCTGTGGGAGCGGCGAAGGCGTTTAGCCTGGTAAGTGCCGGTATAGCCAACGATGCGCTTGCGGTATAGAGAAATTTACGGCGGCCCTGATCTTGCATGAAGACCTCCACTCGAGTTATTCGAGCACGCCGCATCATAGCGCAACCAACTGTAAAAGCTACAGGAATTAATAACCTGCGGCCTTGCCGTAGTTGCGGCGGGAGTCATGTCCGCCCAGCAGTTCGCCGGTCTTTGGATCGACGGCGATCAGCTCGCTGTCGCCCCAGACGCCGGAGGTCTTTTCGTCGGCCATCTGGTTGAGGTTGGTCTCGTAGCCCATGGCCTTCATCTGTTCGACGACCTCGCGGTTGAACTTCTTTTCAAAGTCGAGGCGATCGGGAAGGTACTGGTGGTGGAAGCGCGGGGCGTCGGCGACAGCCTGGATGTTGAGACCGTTGTCGATGGAGCTGATGATGTCGTTGGCGACGGTGGTGATGATGGTCGAGCCGCCTGGCGTTCCCATCACATAGGCGAGCTTGCCCTTGCGCGTGATGATGGTGGGCGTCATGGCCGAGAGCGGACGCTTGCCGGGGGCGATGGAGTTGGCCGGGCTCTGAATGAGGCCGTAGACGTTGGGCACGCCGACCTTCGAGGTGAAGTCGTCCATCTCGTTGTTGAGCAGGAAGCCGAGGCCTTCGACGGTGACTCCGGAGCCGAAGCCGCCGTTGAGCGTGGTGGTAGTCGCGACGGCCATGCCGTCGGCATCGACGACGGAGTAGTGCGTGGTCTGCGTGGACTCCTTCACGGGAGTAGCCTGCGGAGGCGGAGGCAGGAAGCCGGCGGGGCGGACGAGATCTTTGCTGGGCGTCGGCCGGTTGCGATGGATCGACGCGCGCCACGCCTTGGCGTACTTCGGGTTCGCCATCTGTTTCAAGGGAAGCTGGTTGAAGTCGGGATCGCCCAGATAGTCGGCTCGGTCCATGTAGGCGCGGCGAAAGGCCTCGGCGATGATGTGCACCTGCGGCGCGCTGCGGTCGGGACCGAGCTTCGCGAGGTTGTAGCCGGAAAGGATGTTGAGGATCTCGACGAGCACGATGCCGCCGGAGGAGGGCGGCGGCGCGGTGACGAGGTCGTAGCCGCGGTACTTGCCCGTGATGGGCTTGCGCTCCTTCACCTGGTAGGCGGCAAGGTCTTCGGCGGTGATGTTGCCGCCGTTCTCCTTCTCGAAGGCGGCGATCTGCTGTGCCATGGCTCCCTTGTAGAAATCAGCAGGGTCTTTGGCGATGCGCCGCAGCGTCTCGGCCAGCTCGGGCTGCTTGAAGGTGTCGCCCGCGTTATAGAAGTCGCCGTCGCGCTGGAAGATTTTTGCGGATACGGGGAAGCGCGTGAGGTTCTTGCTGTGCAGGTTGCGGGCTTCTTCTTCGGTGAGGATGAAGCCTTCGCTGGCGAGACGGATGGCGGGTGCCATGTCTTCAGCGAGCGAGAGTTTGCCGAAGTGCTGCTGCGCATAGGTAAGTCCTGCGACGGAGCCGGGGACGCCCGAGGCCTTGAAGCCGACCAGCGACATGCCGGGGACGACATTGCCCTCGGCGTCGAGGTACATGTCGCGCGAGGCGGCGGCGGGGGCCTTCTCGCGGTAGTCGAGGAAGTGCGTCTTGCCGCGGTTGTCGCGGATGAGCATGAATCCGCCTCCGCCGATGTTGCCTGCGGCGGGATAGACGACGGCGAGCGCAAAGCCGACTGCCACGGCTGCGTCGACGGCGTTGCCGCCCTTCTTGAGGACCTCAACGCCGGCGTCGGAGGCGTCGTGGTGAATCGAGACGACCATCGCGTGCGCGGCGCGCGTTGGCTCAAGGCCGGTCTGCTGAGCGACGGCCGAGACAGCGGCAAGGGAGAGGGCAACGATGGAGGCGGAGAGGCGGACGGCGGTGGGGCGCAAGGCTTTGCTCCTGGAGCGGACTTCGTGGCCGGTTGAAGGCGTTGGATTTCGATAAGGATAGCTTGGATTGGGCTGGTTGGCACCCCGCAAACCTGCCTTAACGATGATGAAGCGCGTCGCGAAGATCGGGCACCCAGTTTCTCATCAGATTTTTCTCACGGAAAAAATGAACGGTTTTGCCGCGCGGCCGGTCTTAGAGGGTGAGAGCGGATAGAGCGCATGGACCTGGCAGCAGAGTGGACGGAGCGTGAGCAGGGCGAGCGGCCAGCGGCGACTGAAGATGAGGTTGCCTCCGAGCAGGAGTTCGCGGCGCTGGTGGAGCGGCATTCGCGAACGATGTTTCGCGTTGCGCGCGGCCTGCTGGGAAACGCACATGACGCCGAGGATGCCGTGCAGGAGGCGTTTCTGAAGCTCTACCGCACCGGCGGCTGGGTGCGCATGGAGAATGAGCGGGCGTTTCTCGCGAAGACGGTCTGGAGAGTGGCGCTCGATCGCCTGAAGGCGACGGGCAGTGTTCCGGACGTTAGTGAACTTGATGTGGCGGAGAAGAGGGAGTCTCCTGAGGCGCTGGCTGCAGGGGGTGATGAGCGCGAGCTCCTGCGGCAGATGATCGATGCACTGCCGGAGGATCTGCGAAGGCCTCTGGTGTTGTCGGCGATCGAGGAGATGACCTCGGTAGAGGTAGCCGCCGTGATGGGAATCCCCGAGGGTACAGTAAGGACGCGGGTGATGCGCGCGAAGGCGGAGTTGAAGAAGAGGTTCGAGGCCATGAAGGGGGTGCGGCGATGAGAGACGAGATCGAGTTCGAGATGTTGCTGGGCTCCGTGCTGCATGAAGCCGCGAATCCTGAGCCAGCCGAGGGTTTGGAGCGGAGGGTGATGTCGGCTGCGCGTGTTTCAGTGTCGCCGGTAACGGATGTTCTTGTACTGGCGGGTGGGCTTTCGAGCGAGAGCATCTTCGCTTCGTTGTGGAATGGTCTGCGGGAGGCGTTGTTTCCTCGCAGGCTTCCTCCGCTGGTGCTGGAGTCACGTCCGGTTGCTGTGACGGATCGAATGGCGGTGGACGGCAGCTATTCGTCGACGGCATATGCGGTTGCGGTTCATGCGATGGCGATCTTCCTGATCGGCTTTGTGGTGCGGGCGCAGATTCGCGATGTCGATCCTGTCCGCGGGACAGTGACTCCGCTGATCGAGCCCGTGTTGCAGATTACGGCGAAGAGTATGGAGCGTTCTGGCGGTGGCGGAGGGCAGCCGGGAGAGATGCCGGTGAGTAAAGGACATCTTCCAAAGCTGGCGGACCAGCAGATCGTGCCGCCGTCGCAGCCGCCGAAGATTGAGCCAAAGATAGCGATGGAGCCGACGATCGTGATGCAGCAGGTGAAGCTGGCGGACAACGTGATGCCGAATGTGGGAATGCCGAACTCGCCGTTGGCGGGGGTGTCGATGGGCGATGGCCGGGGCACGGGGATCGGACCGGGCGATGGGCCCGGGGTGGGGCCGGGCAGCGGAGGCAATCGAGGCGGTGGTCTGCGGCATGTGGGAGGCTCGGTGAGTATGCCGGTTGTAATTTATAAGCCTGAGCCGGAGTTCTCCGAGGAGGCGCGGAAGGCGAAGGTATCGGGTGACGTAACTGTCTATATATGGGTGGATGAGCGCGGCAACCCGACGCATGCTCGTGTGATTCAGGGGATCGGAATGGGACTGGACGAAAAGGCGCTCGAAGCAGTGAAGCAGTATCGGTTCAAGCCTGCGATGGACAACGGCAAGCCGGTGACGGTGGAGATGTATGTGATCGTGAACTTCCAGATCTTCTGAAAATTACCTACTTCATACACCAACGTCTTACGTTTGATATAGTAGTAAGTCATGAATGGATTGATTACTACTGTCAGCACAAAAGGCCAGCTGGTCATTCCGGCGAAGATGCGTGATGCCCTTGGCCTTGAGCCCGGGGACCAAGTTGCGTTGACGATTGAAGATGGCGCTATTCTGCTGCGCCCTGTTACGGAGCGTCTGGTCGAAGAGACTCGCGGAATGTTTGCTGGCGGGTCTTCGATGGCTGCTGAGCTTCAGCGGGAACGGCGAGCCGAACGATGGTGACATATGTTCTAGATGCCAGCGCTGTTTTGCGTTATCTGGACGATGAAGCCGGAGCAGAGAGAGTCGAGCAGATCGTCAAAAAGCATGTTGCGGGAAAGGCCCGTGTAGCGATCTCAACGATCCACTGGGGTGAGATTGCCGGGATCGTGATGAAACGTCATGGCGAGGCCGGTATGCGTGCTGCACTATCGCGGTTATCGGCGTTTGGGTTCGAGGTCGTTTCGGTGACGGCGGATCGGGCTGTGCGCAGCGCCACGATAAAGAACCTACGTAAGATTCCTTACGCTGATGCGTTTGGGATCGATCTGGCGGAGGATTCGCCGGAACATATTCTGGTGACGGCGGACTTTGATGCGAAGCCAGCGCAGAAGGACGTGCGGATCGAGTTTCTGCCGCTGAAGAAGAAGCAATAGCGGAAGGCCGACGAATAGAATGGAAGTCGCATGTCGACGCTCGTTCGCTCCTACTCAAAGATCAACCTCGGCCTCGCTATCGGCCCCACTCGGCCGGATGGCTTTCATGGGTTGGCTACGCTTTACCAGACGCTGGATCTGCATGATCTGGTGACGGTCTCGGCGGCTCGCGCGGCGGGGACGAAGATCACGCTGACGACGAACGACGAGCGTGTCCCGACCGATGCGAAGAACACCTGCTGGAAGATGGTCGAGAAGGCGCTTGCGCGGATGGGTGTGGCGGCTGAGGTGGCCATCCATATAGAGAAGCGGCTGCCGGTGCAGGGGGGCATGGGGGCGGGTTCGGCGAATGCGGCAGCGGCGTTGATCGGGTTGGAGCGGGAGCTGGAGGTAGCGCTGCCGGGGAGTGAGCGGTTACGGCTGGCTGGTGAGGTGGGGTCGGATGTGCCGCTGTTTCTGCTGGGCGGGGCGGTGCTGGGGCTTGGGCGCGGGGAGCAGGTGATTCCGCTGCCGGATATGTCTTCTGTTTTCTGTGTGATAGCGGTTCCTGAGGTGGGAGTGAGCACGCCGCAGGCGTTTCGGCACTGGGATGCGTTGGTGGGGGGTACCCCAGGGGCTGAAGCCCCTTCCTCTCGGGGGGAGCCTTACGGCACGACTGAAGCCGTGTCCTTAATGGAGCAAGATCAAGGAGATACAGAGGGTCGGGAGGTATCCTGCGAACCCACCTTAGCAGCCTCCGGCGTCGAAGATGGGGCACCCGAGTCCGTGGGTGAGTCGGGGAGTGTTTATCCCACCCTTCGCGGTGCGAAGGATGGGGCACCCGGGCATTTGTTGACTGCGGTGCCCGGTTCATTGACTGACTTGAACAATCCCGATAGACTAAAGGAGTTGAGTCTCGCTTTCGCATCGTTGTATGCGGAGCCAGGCACTTCCGGTATCATCCGTGGCTCGAACCCTGCCGGTCAAAAAACGGCCGACAAGCAGGGAGGCTCTGAGCAGGCTCAGGGCGGTCAAGTGGATGATCTGGCGGAGAATACCCTTCTCGCGCTTGTCCGCACCGGGGTTGAAAACGACTTTGAACGGGTCGTCTTTCCTGCTTATCCCTCCTTGCGTGAAATCAAGCGTCAACTGATGGGTACCGGTTCCGGGGCTGCGCTTTATGCGGCGCTCTCGGGTTCGGGTTCGGCTCTGTTTGGACTTTACCGGTCCGAGCGGGACGCACGAGCGGCTCAACATCGCGTCCAGGAGGCTGGGACCAAGGCTCTGATTACGAAGACCTTGCCTCGGAGTGAGTACTGGACGAGAATGTTCGCAGGGTGACCTGGGCGGGCAGCCGAATGAGGCTTCCCACCGATTACTGGGCGATCGACTAATGGTAGGTCAAGTGCCTTTGACGCACTTTGTCTAGGTTCGAATCCTAGTCGCCCAGCCATGAGTCGTTCGCTTGTGCGAAGAGTAGAAGTTTAGGGTTTAGCGGCAGCAACAAAAATGCCGCGAGGTGATTGGATTTGAATCCCGCGGCCTGCGGAAAGAAACAAAGATGCGGCCGGTGAACGGGAAGCAGAGCAGTTTGGAAGGACAGTCTTAGTAAGAGCAGTTTCAGGATTCGCAACAAGGATTTTGAGCGGTACGGGGTCGCAACAAGACTCCGGTAAGACGTAAAGCAGCAGGAACTATTCAAGGTCAACCAGCCTCTGGAGGTTTCACACGTGAGCGAACAAGACACGACTGCAGTTCTTTCCCCTATTCAGGGTCAGGTTGAGGAGCCGGAACAAAACTCCCAGCCTGAGCCTACGAACTCGGCGCACGGTCACTCTGGCGAGCCGTCAGGACAGGCCGGCAAGGCGAGTCCGGAGCGGAAGCGCTCCGGGAAGACGCCGGAGCCGAAGCGTTTCAAGATTTTTTGCGGATCATCCAATCGTGCGTTGGCCGAGGAGATCTGCAAGTTCGTCGGAGTGCCGCTGGGCGAAAGCCGTTTGCAGCGCTTCTCCGACGGAGAGGTTCACTTTCAGTTGCTCGAGAACGTTCGCGGTGCGGACGTCTTTCTCGTGCAGCCGACGTGCTACCCGGTGGATCAGCATCTCGTGGAGCTGCTGATCATGATGGACGCGCTGAAGCGCGCCTCGGCCGGGCGGATTACGGTGGTGATTCCGTACTACGGCTATGCCAGGCAGGACCGCAAGGACCGGCCCCGCGTTGCGATCACGTCGAAGCTGGTTGCCGATCTGCTCACTACGGCCGGTGCGAACCGGGCGTTGCTGGTGGATCTGCATGCGGCACAGATACAAGGGTTTTTCAATATCCCGGTGGATCACCTGTTCGCGAGCCCGGTGCTCGTCAGCCACTTCCGGGATATGAACCTGCCGGACCTGACGGTGGTATCACCCGATGCCGGCGGTGTGGAGAGGGCGAGATTCTTCGCCAAGAAGCTGGATGTGCCGTTGGCGATTGTCGATAAGCGCCGTACGGACATCAATGTCACCGAGGTGATGAACGTGATCGGCGATGTGCGTGGCCGGACGTGCCTGATCCTCGACGACATTATCGACACGGCGGGGACGCTGGTGAAGACGGCGGATGCGTTGCTGGACCAGGGCGCGAAAGAGGTTTACGCGTGCGCCACGCACGCCGTGCTCTCGGGCCCGGCGATCGAGCGCATCCGGGACTCGCGGCTGAAGCAAGTGGTCGTGACGAACACCATCCCTCTGACCGACGAGGCGCAGAAGGTGGACAAGATCAAGGTGCTTTCGATTGCGGGCCTTTTGGGCAGGGCGATCGAGAGCATTCATATGGAGACGAGCGTGAGCTCGCTCTTCAACTAGAAGCAGGGAATGGGTAGTAGGGAATAGATATCAGCGGTGGCGAGCTCACCGTTTTCAACAAAGGGAGCGAGGCTCAACCTCGTGCCCGAAAGGATGAAGTGAGATGGCAGCAACGATTGAAGCAGTAGTCGCGACTCCTCGTGAGGGCAAGTTCAACAAGAATGCGGCGCGCCGCGTACGCGTGGCCGGCAAGATTCCCGCGGTGGTCTATGGCGCGGGGCAGGATGCAGTGGCCGTGACGGTCGACCCGAAGGTGATCACGAAGATCCTTCACTCGGAGTCGGGCCATAACTCGATCTTCGACCTCAACATCGAGGGCGGCAAGGCGACCAAGGCGATGATTGTCGACTGGCAGAACGAGCCCATCAAGGGCAAGCTGCTGCACATCGACCTGAAGCGCATCGCGATGGACAAGGTCATGCGTGTCTCGGTCCCCGTTCAGCTCGTCGGCGTTCCTGTGGGCGTGAAGACGCAGGGCGGAATCATTGAGCATGTACTGCGCGAAGTCGAGATCGAGTGCCTTCCGGGCGACATCCCAAGCCACATCGATGTTGACGTGACTGGTCTTGAGTTGCATGGCGTGGTTCGCATCGCCGATCTTCCCCACTCCGGTTCGATCAAGTTCCTGGGCGACGAAGATGCGACGGTTGCTCACGTCACGATCATCAAGGAAGAGGCTCCGGCTGAGGCCGAGGCTGCTCCGGCAGAGCCTGAAGTTGCGAAGAAGGGCAAGACTGAGACCGCCGAGGCTCCTGCGGCTGACGCGAAGAAGAAGTAGTAAGGCAGGGAGCAGGGAAGAGGGAGTGGGAAGTAGAAGGCTTCCTCTCCTCTTCGCCTGCTGGTTTGGAGAATGTGCGCGTGAAGCTGATCGTCGGACTTGGGAACCCTGGGATCGAGTATCAGTTCACACCGCACAACGCCGGGTTTCTTGCGATCGATCGCATCGCGGACGACTGCGGTGTGGTGGTGAGCAACCGGCGGGGCAGGGCTATGACGGCGAAGGCGAGGTTGGCAGGACATGAGGCTCTGCTGGCGAAGCCGGAGACGTTTATGAATCTCAGCGGGCTTTCTGTGGCCGCTTTGATCGATGAGCTTGGGATCGAGCAAGTCTCAGAGGACGTGATCGTTCTCTACGACGAGCTGGCATTTCCGCTGGGCCAGTTCCGGATCGCGCAGCGCGGTTCGGCCAACGGGCACAACGGAGTGAAGTCGGTCTCCGGTGCGCTTGGGACGGAAGAGTGGATGCGCGTTCGCATCGGAGTCGGGAAACCTGCTCTGGAGGACGGCAGAGAGATTAAGGCGGGAGGCAGGGACTATCTGCTGACGCCGATGCGCAAGCAGGAGCTTGCGGTGCTGGATGAGGTACTCGACCGGGTGAAGGTTGCGGTCGAGGTGGTGTTGACGAAGGGTGTCGGCGCCGCGATGAACGAGTTCAACCGGAGGCCGGAGCCGGAAGGTTGAGTGGTTTTGGAGTGGAGAAGATCGACGGGCTAGCGGCAGCAAAGGGCAAAGACGAAATACCGGGATTCTTCGCTACGCTCAGAATGACGGCATTTTAGATGTCACAACGCAGTAGATTCCATACCGAATCGGCGGAAGAGGCCGGGCGGTGCGAAGCGGAACTTCGCAGAAAGAAGTGAACTGTATGAGCCGTACTTATGAAGTGATGTACATCGTCCGTCCGGACGTGGAAGAGGCAGACCTCGACAAGCTGATCGAAGGCTTCGAGAAGAACGTGACCGACGGCGGCGGTGAGGTGAAGTCGACCGAAAAGATGGGACGCCGTCGGCTGGCGTACACGGTCCGCAAGTTCAATGATGGCTTTTACGTTCTGATGACGATCGCAGCCGAGGGTTCGCTGGTCGGCGAGATCGAGCGCCGTCTGCGCGTCTCCGAGCAGGTGATCAAGTTCATCACCGTTCGCATGGACGAAGAAGAGAAGCGTCTGGCGAAGGTGAAGGCGATCCGCGACACCAAGGTGAAGCGCAGCGCGCTGCCCGTTGCCAGCGAGAGCGCCGCAGCACCGGTTGCCGAGGCTCCCGCTCACGAAGCCGCCGCAGCGGTCTAAGTGCATCGCGCGAAGGCTTGAGGATTCTGCGGCGCTGAAAGGGCACCGCACAACGCAGGACCAATCGCCGGAATCCGCTTCCGTGCTTCCTCTTACGAGGAGCATGTCCAGAGACTCCACGGCGTGTCTGGAGCGGACGACGGCACCAACGAACGAGAGAGGAAATCGACAATGGCTGACGAGACGAACAGCACGCAATCCACTGAGCAGCAGCCGCAGCAACACTCTGCTCCCACATCGCGCCCCGCAGGCCCTGGCGGCCCGCGCCCCCCGCGTCCCGCGGGTGGTCCCGGCGGCGGCCCTGGCGGACGCAAATTCTTTCGCCGCAAGAAGGTCTGCAAGTTCTGCACGGAGAAGATCGACGCGATCTCGTACCGCGACGTTCGCCTGCTACAGGGCTTCGTCGCCGAGCGCGGCAAGATCGTTCCGCGCCGCCTGACGGGCGTGTGCACGCGCCATCAGCGCCGCCTAAGCCTGGCAATCAAGCAGTCGCGCAACATCGCCCTGCTTGCATTCGCAACCCGCTTCTAACTTATTGCCGTCGCGGAATGCGAACGGCTTGAAAGAAATTGGAGAGTTCCATGGAAGTTATTCTGAAGGAAGACGTCAATAAGCTCGGACATCGCGGCGATGTGGTGAAGGTCGCCGACGGCTACGGGCGCAACTACCTGCTGCCGGAGAAGCTCGCGATCGAGGCGACGGCGGCCAACAAGGCTGTGATCGAGCAGATGAAAGGCTCGGCGATTCGCAAGTCGGCCAAGGAGAAGGTCACGGCGGAAGAGCTGTCGACGCAGCTCTCGGCTGTCGAACTGGTGTTCGAGCGCAAGGTCGGTGAGAACGACCACCTGTTCGGTTCGGTCACGTCGAGCGACATCGCACACGAGCTTGAGGCGAAGGGCTACACGGTGGACCGCCGTAAGATCTCGCTGGACGAGCCGCTGAAGTCGCTGGGCGAGTACCACGTTCCCGTGAAGCTGCACCGCGAGGTGACGGCGCACGTAAAGGTGACCGTCAAGGGCGACCAGGTCCAGGAAGCGGTTGCCGCAGGTGCTGCTTCGGCAGAGTAGCAGAAGTGCCGCAAATGTTTCCGGCCTCCCGGTACTCCGGGAGGCCGGAGCCGTTTTGTTGTGTCTTCGGCGCTTCCCTGAAGAGGGGAAGTTCCGTGAGATTTTAGTAGTATCGAGCCGAGTAGTCCGGTAGAGTGCCTCCATGAGGCCGATCGACGCCGGGCAGTGGGCGCATACGATACTTCGTTTTTCGCGTCTGGCGGTCGCACTTCTGGCTGCGGCGTTTATAGCGCTTTTTTATTACATAGCGATCCATCGATTTCGCTTTCCATTGCAACTGGAGTGGATTGAAGGCGCGGTGCTCGATATGGTCCGGCGCGCAGCGAACCATCAGCCTGTTTATGCAGCGCCGGGCAGGATGTATGTCGCCCTGATCTACACGCCTGTTTACATCTACGTGAGCGCATGGCTGAGCCGTTTGATGGGAGTCAATCTCATCACGCTGAGAGTAGTAAGCATACTGGCAACGACGGGATGCCTTATCGCGATCTTCTCTTATGTGAAACGCATCACTCGCGATAACTTTTCCGCGCTACTCGCCTGCGGGTTGTT from Acidobacteriota bacterium includes:
- a CDS encoding 50S ribosomal protein L9 — encoded protein: MEVILKEDVNKLGHRGDVVKVADGYGRNYLLPEKLAIEATAANKAVIEQMKGSAIRKSAKEKVTAEELSTQLSAVELVFERKVGENDHLFGSVTSSDIAHELEAKGYTVDRRKISLDEPLKSLGEYHVPVKLHREVTAHVKVTVKGDQVQEAVAAGAASAE